The Haloarchaeobius amylolyticus genome window below encodes:
- a CDS encoding acyl-CoA thioesterase, whose translation MPSLSETYISNRQRVQPNHANNYGAVHGGNLMKWMDEVGAMSAMRFAGNSCVTAAVDEFSFERPIPVGDTALIESYVFEAGRTSVKVFLRAFRENPRTGEREQTTSACFTFVALGEDGKPTRVPELTVEGDGEEELREQALANQSSE comes from the coding sequence ATGCCGTCGCTCTCGGAGACGTACATCTCGAACCGCCAGCGCGTCCAGCCGAACCACGCGAACAACTACGGGGCGGTCCACGGCGGGAACCTGATGAAGTGGATGGACGAGGTCGGCGCGATGTCGGCGATGCGGTTCGCGGGCAACTCGTGTGTGACCGCCGCCGTCGACGAGTTCTCCTTCGAGCGCCCCATCCCGGTGGGCGACACCGCACTCATCGAGTCCTACGTCTTCGAGGCGGGCCGGACCAGCGTCAAGGTGTTCCTCCGGGCGTTCCGCGAGAACCCACGGACGGGCGAGCGCGAGCAGACGACGAGTGCCTGTTTCACCTTCGTGGCACTGGGCGAGGACGGGAAGCCGACCCGCGTCCCGGAGCTGACGGTCGAGGGTGACGGCGAGGAGGAGCTGCGCGAGCAGGCGCTGGCGAACCAGTCGAGCGAGTAG
- a CDS encoding type IV pilin, protein MFGERGATSPVGLLLMAALAVVMVGAAGVVVFDAVPGVLADPPEASVDATVAANGANAQTLVVTHRGGDALPVEEFVVFVDDGGTVSETPLSAFLRRSADNDGKLRAGEAFGTTNLLSSSQVTVRVVHEPSNTVVAEARPPVPDSSPQVTDFDQQAPTQTYAGSQNGDGETTATDGGATVTMRGNQWRYIDHSYNVTSDTVLAFEFDSTAEGDIHGIGLADDKDNQDASRVVQVFGVQNWGENVSQFSGAAYYELGDGWVRYEVPIGQLYTGNTDYLVFVTDCDPNGPSHPANKCPAQNADGEPTAVSRFRNVRVYENTSSPAIRPVAAGIAA, encoded by the coding sequence ATGTTCGGGGAACGGGGGGCCACCTCACCGGTCGGGTTGCTCCTGATGGCGGCGCTCGCGGTGGTGATGGTCGGCGCGGCCGGGGTCGTCGTGTTCGACGCGGTCCCGGGGGTGCTGGCGGACCCGCCGGAGGCGTCGGTCGACGCGACCGTGGCGGCCAACGGCGCGAACGCCCAGACGCTGGTCGTCACCCACCGTGGCGGCGACGCGCTCCCCGTCGAGGAGTTCGTGGTCTTCGTCGACGACGGCGGGACCGTCTCGGAGACGCCCCTCTCGGCGTTCCTGCGTCGGTCGGCAGACAACGACGGGAAACTGCGTGCTGGCGAGGCTTTCGGCACGACGAACCTGCTGTCCAGTTCGCAGGTGACGGTCCGGGTGGTCCACGAGCCGTCGAACACGGTCGTCGCGGAGGCGCGGCCGCCGGTTCCCGATTCCTCGCCGCAGGTCACCGACTTCGACCAGCAGGCACCGACGCAGACCTACGCCGGGAGCCAGAACGGCGACGGCGAGACGACGGCCACCGACGGCGGCGCGACCGTCACGATGCGGGGCAACCAGTGGCGGTACATCGACCACTCCTACAACGTCACGTCGGACACGGTCCTCGCGTTCGAGTTCGACAGCACCGCGGAGGGCGACATCCACGGTATCGGGCTGGCGGACGACAAGGACAATCAGGACGCGAGCCGGGTGGTACAGGTGTTCGGCGTCCAGAACTGGGGCGAGAACGTCAGCCAGTTCTCTGGTGCGGCGTACTACGAACTCGGTGACGGCTGGGTCCGGTACGAGGTGCCCATCGGGCAACTGTACACCGGCAACACCGACTACCTCGTGTTCGTCACGGACTGTGACCCGAACGGCCCGTCCCACCCGGCGAACAAGTGCCCCGCCCAGAATGCCGACGGTGAACCGACCGCCGTCTCCCGGTTCCGCAACGTCCGGGTGTACGAGAACACGAGCTCGCCGGCGATTCGCCCGGTCGCGGCCGGAATCGCGGCCTAA
- a CDS encoding stage II sporulation protein M, with protein MSASDPADAADAADATAPTSEADAASSPARDGPPDWTTDALRLAWREHRPYVGFSVALFCLGILAGIAIYQADIDLFAAMGLESFGDLLPEDPTATFVFLNNTRVFFIFIFGALTGGLLTLVGLLFNGVIVGYVASLAAAQAGIGFVLLALAPHGILELPALFVASAVGFRVIGVVVNYVLDRRDELWTRAEVKRTLLLVLVAWVALGVAAVVEMHVTTWLLEQVFGGAGAA; from the coding sequence ATGTCCGCCAGCGACCCTGCCGACGCCGCCGACGCTGCCGACGCCACGGCCCCCACCAGCGAGGCCGACGCGGCGTCCTCGCCCGCCCGGGACGGCCCTCCAGACTGGACGACCGACGCCCTCCGGCTCGCGTGGCGGGAGCACCGGCCCTACGTCGGGTTCTCCGTCGCGCTGTTCTGTCTCGGCATCCTCGCCGGAATCGCCATCTACCAGGCCGACATCGACCTGTTCGCGGCGATGGGGCTGGAGTCCTTCGGCGACCTCCTCCCCGAGGACCCGACCGCGACGTTCGTCTTCCTGAACAACACGCGGGTGTTCTTCATCTTCATCTTCGGGGCGCTCACCGGCGGCCTGCTCACGCTCGTCGGGCTGCTGTTCAACGGCGTCATCGTCGGCTACGTCGCCTCCCTGGCGGCCGCACAGGCCGGCATCGGCTTCGTCCTGCTCGCGCTCGCGCCCCACGGAATCCTCGAACTGCCGGCGCTGTTCGTCGCCAGCGCGGTCGGCTTCCGGGTCATCGGCGTCGTCGTGAACTACGTGCTGGACCGCCGCGACGAGCTGTGGACCCGTGCCGAGGTGAAGCGGACGCTGTTGCTCGTGCTCGTCGCGTGGGTCGCGCTGGGAGTCGCCGCCGTCGTCGAGATGCACGTGACGACGTGGCTGCTGGAGCAGGTGTTCGGCGGCGCCGGCGCGGCGTGA
- a CDS encoding AAA family ATPase: MDAPLWTDTHAPDLADLPQDEAREYLEKAVSEPMNLVLHGPPGSGKTAAVRALARESHEDPENDLVEINVADFFGRTKTEIKNDPRFESFLVGKSDLSKRDMINHVLKESASYAPVSGHYKTVVLDNAEDIRVDFQQALRRVMERYHRTTQFVICTRQPTKLIPPIRSRCFPVSLRAATNAETVDILRDIVEAEGVDYDDDGLQYVAGYAEGDLREAILATQTVYTNEGEVTMQTAYETIGEVGDEEVIQSMLDDAEAGEFTDARSTLDDLLVDEGYSGQEVLDSVLRVARKRYDGDRLARLHRLAGEVDLDMSEGTSDRVHLSHLLAELGRGTA; encoded by the coding sequence ATGGACGCGCCGCTGTGGACCGACACACACGCCCCGGACCTGGCGGACCTCCCGCAAGACGAGGCCCGCGAGTACCTCGAGAAGGCCGTCTCGGAACCGATGAACCTCGTCCTCCACGGCCCGCCCGGGAGTGGCAAGACCGCAGCGGTGCGCGCCCTGGCCCGCGAGTCCCACGAGGACCCCGAGAACGACCTCGTGGAGATCAACGTCGCGGACTTCTTCGGCCGGACGAAGACCGAGATCAAGAACGACCCGCGGTTCGAGTCGTTCCTCGTCGGCAAGTCCGACCTCTCCAAGCGCGACATGATCAACCACGTGCTCAAGGAGTCCGCGAGCTACGCGCCGGTCTCTGGCCACTACAAGACCGTCGTGCTGGACAACGCGGAGGACATCCGCGTCGACTTCCAGCAGGCGCTGCGCCGGGTGATGGAGCGCTACCACCGGACGACCCAGTTCGTCATCTGCACGCGCCAGCCGACGAAGCTCATCCCGCCGATCCGCTCGCGCTGTTTCCCGGTGTCGCTCCGGGCCGCGACGAACGCGGAGACGGTCGACATCCTCCGGGACATCGTCGAGGCCGAGGGCGTCGACTACGACGACGACGGCCTCCAGTACGTCGCCGGCTACGCGGAGGGCGACCTCCGCGAGGCCATCCTCGCCACGCAGACGGTGTACACGAACGAGGGCGAGGTGACGATGCAGACCGCCTACGAGACCATCGGCGAGGTCGGCGACGAGGAGGTCATCCAGTCGATGCTCGACGACGCCGAGGCCGGCGAGTTCACCGACGCGCGCTCCACGCTGGACGACCTGCTGGTCGACGAGGGCTACAGCGGGCAGGAGGTGCTCGACTCGGTGCTGCGCGTGGCCCGCAAGCGCTACGACGGCGACCGCCTGGCGCGCCTGCACCGGCTGGCGGGCGAGGTCGACCTCGACATGAGCGAGGGGACCTCCGACCGGGTCCACCTCTCGCACCTGCTGGCGGAGCTGGGGCGCGGGACGGCCTGA
- a CDS encoding amidohydrolase: MERVISGGQVLLPDLTIRATDVLVDTAAGEILELGDDLAGDDELDAAGGLVVPGLVNAHTHVAMTLLRGYADDKELDAWLQEDIWPAEAALTPEDVRIGAELGMLEMIKTGTTAFADMYFHVPEIVDAVEEAGLRARVGHGVVTVAKEADTAHDDAAESIRVAKEFDGAADGRVRTAFMPHSLTTVATEFLEEYVPQAREAGVPVHIHANETADEVSPIVAEHGMRPLEYAREHGLLEPGDFLAHGVHTDATEHDLLAETGAAVVHCPASNMKLASGMAPVQELLDAGVTVGLGTDGAASNNDLSMFDEMRDAAMLGKLAADDASAVPAEAVVRMATEGSAAAAGLPGGRIEPGAAADLVVLDLDAPHLTPAHDLVSHLVYAAAGSDVRHTMCDGQVLMRDREVLTLDEERVKTDAREHAAALAERAD, from the coding sequence ATGGAACGCGTCATCAGCGGCGGACAGGTACTCCTGCCCGACCTGACGATTCGAGCGACGGACGTGCTGGTCGACACAGCGGCCGGCGAGATTCTGGAACTCGGCGACGACCTCGCCGGCGACGACGAACTCGACGCCGCGGGCGGCCTCGTCGTCCCGGGCCTCGTGAACGCCCACACCCACGTCGCGATGACCCTGCTGCGGGGCTACGCCGACGACAAGGAGCTCGACGCCTGGCTCCAGGAGGACATCTGGCCGGCCGAGGCGGCGCTCACCCCCGAGGACGTCCGCATCGGCGCGGAACTCGGCATGCTGGAGATGATCAAGACCGGCACGACGGCGTTCGCGGACATGTACTTCCACGTCCCCGAGATCGTCGACGCGGTCGAGGAAGCCGGCCTGCGTGCCCGCGTCGGCCACGGCGTCGTCACCGTCGCCAAGGAGGCCGACACCGCCCACGACGACGCGGCCGAGAGCATCCGGGTCGCGAAGGAGTTCGACGGCGCCGCCGACGGCCGCGTCCGGACCGCCTTCATGCCGCACTCGCTGACGACCGTCGCCACCGAGTTCCTCGAGGAGTACGTGCCACAGGCCCGCGAGGCCGGCGTCCCGGTCCACATCCACGCGAACGAGACCGCCGACGAGGTCTCGCCCATCGTGGCGGAACACGGGATGCGCCCCCTCGAATACGCCCGCGAACACGGCCTGCTCGAACCCGGGGACTTCCTCGCCCACGGCGTCCACACCGACGCGACCGAGCACGACCTGCTGGCCGAGACCGGTGCCGCGGTCGTCCACTGCCCGGCCTCGAACATGAAGCTCGCCTCCGGGATGGCCCCGGTCCAGGAGCTGCTCGATGCCGGCGTCACCGTCGGCCTCGGCACCGACGGCGCGGCCTCGAACAACGACCTCTCGATGTTCGACGAGATGCGCGACGCGGCCATGCTCGGCAAGCTCGCGGCCGACGACGCCAGCGCGGTCCCCGCCGAGGCCGTCGTCCGGATGGCCACCGAGGGCAGTGCCGCGGCCGCGGGCCTCCCCGGCGGACGCATCGAGCCCGGCGCAGCCGCCGACCTCGTCGTCCTCGACCTCGACGCACCCCACCTCACGCCCGCCCACGACCTCGTGAGCCACCTCGTCTACGCCGCCGCGGGCTCCGACGTCCGGCACACGATGTGCGACGGGCAGGTCCTCATGCGGGACCGCGAGGTCCTGACGCTGGACGAGGAACGCGTGAAGACAGACGCGAGAGAACACGCGGCGGCGCTGGCCGAGCGCGCCGATTAG
- a CDS encoding DUF7473 family protein produces MLALAQLDPATGSPVAFLGTFLLAALFYAVTLHIAARNVLGSVPVKPAFVVGPLLAAVSLLLQRRGPAVVIPVLLLLDAFAIHWVYGLDRRETAFVAVIHYTVAVILGFTLYNLVALLSTAPT; encoded by the coding sequence ATGCTCGCTCTCGCGCAGCTCGACCCAGCCACCGGCTCGCCAGTGGCCTTCCTCGGCACGTTCCTGCTGGCGGCCCTCTTCTACGCGGTGACGCTGCACATCGCCGCGCGGAACGTCCTCGGCAGCGTCCCGGTCAAACCCGCGTTCGTCGTCGGGCCGCTGCTCGCGGCCGTCTCGCTCCTGCTCCAGCGCCGCGGCCCCGCGGTCGTCATCCCGGTCCTGCTCCTGCTCGACGCCTTCGCCATCCACTGGGTGTACGGCCTCGACCGCCGCGAGACCGCCTTCGTCGCCGTCATCCACTACACCGTCGCGGTCATCCTCGGGTTCACGCTGTACAATCTGGTGGCGCTGCTGTCGACCGCGCCGACGTAG
- a CDS encoding cohesin domain-containing protein encodes MTTTRLTDPRTVLLAACCLALAVSPTTIAAADAEPNATLSLSTAEVANDADTTTVTLAATGEDVAGYQANVTFDPSVVRVTEVSGADFPDPVVNVNNEEGWVFLTQSRASGSADPALARITFEAVGSDASTRLRFVEDDTLVNDGDGEHVGTSLDPGGVAVGESQVGAMADGAGTDGEGSAPDDGGSSGDTTGAGDGAASSDSALLPESATQPVLVAGAGLVLLAGIAIGRRSS; translated from the coding sequence ATGACCACCACCCGACTCACAGACCCGAGGACCGTACTGCTGGCGGCGTGCTGTCTGGCGCTCGCCGTCTCTCCGACGACCATCGCGGCGGCCGACGCCGAGCCGAACGCCACCCTCTCGCTGTCGACCGCCGAGGTCGCGAACGACGCGGACACGACGACCGTGACGCTCGCGGCCACCGGCGAGGACGTCGCCGGCTACCAGGCGAACGTCACCTTCGACCCGTCAGTCGTCCGCGTGACCGAGGTATCGGGCGCCGACTTCCCCGACCCCGTCGTCAACGTGAACAACGAGGAGGGGTGGGTGTTCCTCACCCAGTCCCGGGCGAGCGGGAGCGCGGACCCGGCGCTGGCTCGCATCACCTTCGAGGCGGTCGGCTCGGACGCGTCCACCCGGCTCCGGTTCGTCGAGGACGACACGCTCGTCAACGACGGCGACGGCGAGCACGTCGGCACGTCGCTGGACCCCGGCGGCGTCGCGGTCGGCGAGAGCCAGGTCGGCGCGATGGCCGACGGCGCCGGCACCGACGGCGAGGGGTCGGCACCGGACGATGGGGGTTCCTCCGGGGACACCACCGGTGCCGGTGACGGCGCGGCATCGAGCGACAGCGCACTGCTCCCCGAGTCCGCCACCCAGCCGGTGCTCGTCGCCGGTGCGGGGCTGGTCCTGCTGGCGGGCATCGCCATCGGCCGCCGGTCGTCCTGA
- a CDS encoding methyltransferase domain-containing protein — MYLLELGGEDDAFAAREAGNAATGVERIGVGLATAGSVAPDRVRGLAYTHRASRLVGRTDAAIDSAVALLEAAGIDREGSVAVRARDVRGATGISTSDAERALGQVLVDRGFTVDLDDPDHELRAVFAPLEEPDEDGGDGDDETDPTAGEGGVCALGWLAVESTRDFGDRMPTDKPFFQPGSMDPLLARAVVNIAGAAPGQRLLDPMCGTGGVLVEAGLVGADVVGTDAQAKMVAGATENLSHFLDSADHAIEDPGDWHVCRGDATRLPLRDDAIDAVVFDAPYGRQSKIETHALDDLVAGALAEARRVADRCVVVADRSWVEQARAAGWAVEDTFERRVHRSLTRYVVVLE; from the coding sequence GTGTACCTGCTGGAACTCGGCGGCGAGGACGACGCCTTCGCCGCCCGCGAGGCCGGAAACGCCGCCACCGGCGTCGAACGCATCGGGGTCGGGCTCGCGACCGCCGGGAGCGTCGCGCCCGACCGGGTGCGAGGGCTCGCCTACACGCACCGCGCGAGCCGGCTCGTCGGCCGGACCGACGCCGCCATCGACAGCGCGGTCGCCCTGCTCGAGGCGGCCGGTATCGACCGCGAGGGAAGCGTCGCGGTGCGGGCGCGGGACGTCCGCGGCGCCACCGGCATCTCGACCAGCGACGCCGAGCGCGCGCTCGGCCAGGTCCTCGTCGACCGCGGCTTCACGGTCGACCTCGACGACCCCGACCACGAGCTCCGGGCCGTCTTCGCGCCGCTCGAAGAGCCCGACGAGGACGGGGGAGACGGCGACGACGAGACCGACCCGACAGCCGGCGAGGGCGGCGTCTGCGCACTGGGCTGGCTCGCCGTCGAGTCGACCCGCGACTTCGGCGACCGCATGCCGACCGACAAACCGTTCTTCCAGCCCGGGAGCATGGACCCCCTCCTGGCACGTGCCGTCGTCAACATCGCCGGGGCCGCCCCCGGCCAGCGCCTGCTCGACCCGATGTGTGGCACCGGCGGCGTCCTCGTCGAGGCCGGGCTCGTCGGCGCTGACGTGGTCGGCACCGACGCCCAGGCGAAGATGGTCGCGGGTGCGACGGAGAACCTCTCGCACTTCCTCGATTCGGCTGACCACGCCATCGAGGACCCCGGCGACTGGCACGTCTGCCGGGGCGACGCGACCCGCCTCCCCCTGCGCGACGACGCGATAGACGCGGTCGTCTTCGACGCGCCCTACGGCCGCCAGTCGAAGATCGAGACCCACGCACTGGACGACCTCGTCGCCGGCGCGCTCGCCGAGGCCCGCCGGGTGGCCGACCGCTGTGTCGTCGTCGCGGACCGCTCCTGGGTCGAGCAGGCCCGCGCGGCGGGCTGGGCGGTCGAGGACACCTTCGAGCGCCGGGTCCACCGGTCGCTGACCCGGTACGTCGTCGTGCTCGAGTAG
- the hisG gene encoding ATP phosphoribosyltransferase, protein MRIAVPNKGRLHDPTIDLLERAGLHVVDGADRKLYADTVDPDVSLLFARAADIPEYVADGAADLGITGFDQVSEAGVEVEDLLDLGFGQCRLVLAAPEEDDTIETPYDLEGRTVATEFPRITENYFEERNIPVDIAEVTGATELTPHVDMADAIVDITSTGTTLRMNRLGIIDEVLKSSVRLFARPDVVGEEKVDQIRMALNSVLTADGKRYLMMNAPEDRLDRIREVIPGMGGPTVMDIAGTDKVAVHAVVDERDIFETINRVKQEGASDVLVTEIERLVE, encoded by the coding sequence ATGCGAATCGCGGTGCCTAACAAGGGCCGACTGCACGACCCGACCATCGACCTGCTGGAACGTGCGGGCCTGCACGTCGTCGACGGGGCCGACCGGAAACTGTACGCCGACACCGTCGACCCGGACGTGTCGCTCCTGTTCGCCCGCGCCGCGGACATCCCCGAGTACGTCGCCGACGGGGCGGCGGACCTCGGCATCACGGGCTTCGACCAGGTCTCTGAGGCCGGCGTCGAGGTCGAGGACCTGCTCGACCTCGGCTTCGGGCAGTGCCGGCTCGTACTGGCCGCGCCGGAGGAGGACGACACCATCGAGACTCCCTACGACCTCGAGGGGCGGACCGTCGCGACCGAGTTCCCCCGCATCACGGAGAACTACTTCGAGGAGCGCAACATCCCGGTCGACATCGCCGAGGTGACCGGCGCGACCGAACTCACGCCCCACGTCGACATGGCCGACGCCATCGTCGACATCACCAGCACGGGCACGACCCTGCGGATGAACCGGCTGGGCATCATCGACGAGGTCCTCAAGTCGTCGGTCCGACTGTTCGCCCGCCCCGACGTCGTGGGCGAGGAGAAGGTCGACCAGATCCGGATGGCACTGAACTCCGTGCTGACGGCCGACGGGAAGCGCTACCTGATGATGAACGCCCCCGAGGACAGGCTCGACCGCATCCGCGAGGTCATCCCCGGGATGGGCGGTCCGACCGTCATGGACATCGCGGGCACCGACAAGGTGGCGGTCCACGCTGTCGTCGACGAGCGCGACATCTTCGAGACCATCAACAGGGTCAAACAGGAGGGTGCGAGCGACGTGCTCGTCACCGAGATAGAGCGCCTCGTCGAGTAA
- a CDS encoding TATA-box-binding protein gives MTDPKETINIENVVASTGIGQELDLQSVAMDLEGADYDPEQFPGLVYRTQDPKSAALIFRSGKIVCTGAKSTDDVHESLRIVFDKLRELNIQVNEDPEIVVQNIVTSADLGRNLNLNAIAIGLGLENIEYEPEQFPGLVYRLDEPKVVALLFGSGKLVITGGKKPVDAEHAVDKIVSRLEDLGLLE, from the coding sequence ATGACCGACCCCAAGGAGACCATCAATATCGAAAACGTGGTCGCGTCGACTGGCATCGGCCAGGAACTCGACCTCCAGAGCGTCGCCATGGACCTCGAAGGTGCGGACTACGACCCGGAGCAGTTCCCCGGCCTCGTCTACCGGACGCAGGACCCGAAGTCTGCGGCGCTGATCTTCCGTTCCGGGAAGATCGTCTGTACCGGCGCCAAGAGCACAGACGACGTGCACGAGAGCCTCCGCATCGTCTTCGACAAGCTCCGCGAGCTCAACATCCAGGTGAACGAGGACCCCGAGATCGTCGTCCAGAACATCGTCACCAGTGCGGACCTCGGTCGTAACCTCAACCTGAACGCCATCGCCATCGGCCTCGGCCTCGAGAACATCGAGTACGAGCCCGAGCAGTTCCCCGGCCTCGTCTACCGCCTCGACGAGCCGAAGGTCGTCGCCCTCCTGTTCGGCTCCGGCAAGCTCGTCATCACCGGCGGCAAGAAGCCCGTCGACGCCGAGCACGCGGTCGACAAGATCGTCTCGCGTCTGGAAGACCTCGGCCTGCTGGAATAG